The genomic window ACCTCGGGCACCTTCATCCACGGCAACTACTGGGGCGCCGACTCGATCTTCGGCAGCGCCAACACCAGCCACGGCTGTGTCGGCCTGAACGACGTCAAGGGCGCGGGTGACAAGAACCAGCCCGCCGCCTGGTTCTTCGACAACTCGATCACCGGTGACGTCGTGATCGTCAAGAACTCCAAGGACAAGACGATCGACCCCGACAACGGCCTCAACGGCTGGAACATGAGCTGGGCCGAGTGGACGGCCGGCTCGTCCGCCTGATCCACGACTGCACGAAAGCGGAAACGGAAACGAAAGCGGAAGCGGAAGCGAAACACGACGGCGGCGGCTCCCGGGAGACTCCGGGAGCCGCCGCCGTCGTTGTACGCGGGCAGCGCAGCGGGGCCGCCGGCAGCGGGTTCAGCGCGCGGGCGAGGGCTGCGTCGGCTCGGCGACCTGGTCGACCCCCCACTGCGCCAGCAGCCCCAGCGACTCCGCCGACGCCGACCCCGGCTCCGCGTGGTACGTCACGAGCGACAGATCCTGGTCGCCGGGCAGCCGCAACGTCTCGTACGCCAGGGTCAGTTCGCCGACCAGCGGATGGTGCAGCCGCTTGATGCCGTGGCCCTTGTCCTGCACCGTGTGCGCGGCCCACAGCCTGCGGAACGTGTCGCTCTTGACCGACAGTTCGCCGACCAGCGCCGACAGCTGCTGGTCGTCCGGGTCGTAACCCGCGCACAGCCGCAGGACGCTGACCACCTCGACCGCCTTGCACTCCCAGTCGACGTACAACTCCCGGGCGCCCGGGTCGAGGAAGACCATCCACGCCATGTTCCGCTCCTCGGGCGGCATCGCCGCGAAGTCGCCGAGCAGGGCGCGCGCCATCGTGTTCCACCCGAGGATGTCCAGCCGGCGCCCGACCAGGAACGCGGGCACCCCGGTCATCGCGTCGATCAGATGCTGGAGCTGCGGGCGCACCCGCTGTGCGGCCCGTGCCGCCGCCCGCTTCTTCTTCTGCGTCGGCTTGGCGAGATGGGTCAGATGGTCGCGCTCGGTGTCGGAGAGCCGCAGTGCCCGGGCGATCGCGTCGAGCACCTCGGTCGACACGTTCTGGCCGTTGCCCTGTTCGAGACGGGTGTAGTACGCGACGGACACCCCGGCCAGTTGCGCCAGCTCCTCGCGGCGCAGCCCCGGCACCCGGCGATGGCGGCCGAACACGGGCAGACCGACGTCCTCCGGCTTCAGCCGCGCCCTCCGTGACCGCAGGAATTCGCTGAGTTCGGCACGCCTGTCCATGCCGTCAAGTATTAGGCAACCGCTCCGCTTACCGCGCGGTCCAGCCTGACCTTGCCAGTGGTAGGAACGCCGGGCGTACGCACGACAGAGGGCTGGGTAGGCAGCGGAAACACCGGCAGGCTCGATGTCCATGAGCACGATTGCCACCACCGGTACGACCGGTTCCACCGTTCCCGCCTACGCCGCCCCGGCGGCCAACGCTCCGCTGGAGCGCACGACCATCCAGCGCCGGGCGGTCCGCGAGCACGACGTGCTGATCGAGATCAAGTACGCCGGTATCTGCCACTCCGACATCCACCAGGCCCGCAACGGCTGGGGCGAGGGCATCTTCCCGATGGTCCCCGGCCACGAGATCGCGGGCGTCGTCACCGAGGTCGGCCCCGGCGTGACCAGGTTCGCCGTCGGCGACCGCGTCGGCGTCGGCTGCATGGTCGACTCCTGCCGCGAGTGCGACAACTGCAAGGCCGGGCTCCAGCAGTACTGCACCGGCGGCGGTGCCGTCATGACGTACAACGGGGTCGGCAAGGACGGCGAGCCCACCTACGGCGGCTACTCCACGCACATCGTCGTGGACGAGGAGTTCACCCTCCGGATCCCCGACGGGCTGTCCCTGGACGTGGCGGCGCCGCTGCTGTGCGCCGGCATCACCACGTACTCGCCGCTGCGGCACTGGAACGCCGGCCCCGGCAAGAAGGTCGCCGTCGTCGGCCTCGGCGGTCTCGGCCACATGGCCGTCAGGTTCGCCGCTGCGATGGGCGCCGAGGTGACCGTCCTGTCGCAGTCGCTGAAGAAGATGGACGACGGGCTGCGGCTCGGCGCCCAGCACTACTACGCCACCAGCGACGACGGCACGTTCGAGGCGCTCGCGGGCACCTTCGACCTGATCGTCAGCACGGTGTCCGCTCCGCTGCCGCTGGACAAGTTCCTGGCCCTGCTGAAGGCGGACGGGGCGATGGCGAACGTGGGCGCCCCCGAGGAGCCCGTGTCGCTGAACCTCTTCTCCCTGCTCGCGGGCCGCAAGTCGCTCGCCGGATCGGCGATCGGCGGCATCCCGGAGACCCAGGAGATGCTCGACTTCTGCGCCGAGCACGACCTGGGCGCCGAGATCGAGGTGATCCCGGCCGACCAGGTCAACGAGGCGTACGAGCGGGTGCTGGCGAGCGACGTGCGGTACCGCTTCGTGATCGACGCCGCGACGATCTGACGCCGGCCGCCGAGGCCAAGCAGGAGGCGTGAGCCCCGTCAGCGGACCTGGTGCCGTCAGCGGGCCCGGCCTCGTGAGTGGACCCGGCCCTGTCAGCGGACCCGGCCCCGTCAACGGCCCGGCCCTGTCAGCGGATCCGGCCGGCCCTGAGCTCCAGCCGGGGCGCCGCGAACGAGGCGCGGAAGCGGCGGTCGTGGGAGACCACGACCGCCGCGCCCGCGTACGCCGCGAGCGCCTGCTCCAGCTCCTCCACCAGGCTGAGCGCCACATGGTTCGTGGGCTCGTCCAGCACGAGCAGATCCGCCGGGCGGGTCACCAGCCGGGCCAGCTCCAGCCGCCGCTGCTGGCCGGCCGAGAGCGCGGCCACCGGCACGGCCAGGTCCTCCTCGCGGAACAGCCCGAGGGCCAGCAGCTCGTCCGCGTACTCGTCGGCGTGACCGGGTCTGCCCGCCGCGTACGCGGACAGCAGCGGACGGCGGGACGGCACCGGCGGCAGCTCCTGCGGCAGATAGCCGATCCGGGCCCGGCGCACGACCGTGCCCTCGTCCGGCTCCAGCTCGCCCGCGAGGACGCGCAGCAGCGTGGACTTGCCGGCGCCGTTCGGGCCCGTCACCAGCAGCCGTTCGCCGGCCTTCACGGTGAGCCGCCCGTCGAGGCGCAACCGCTCACCGACGGCGACACCCTCCAGCTCCGCGAGCACCCCGTCGCCCCGGGCGGCCGTCCTGAGCCCGGCCGCGAAGCGGAGTGGCTCGGGCGGCGCGGCCACCGGGGCCTCGCGCAGCCGCACGAGCCGCTGTCGCGCCGCCCTGACCTGCCCGGACAGCTTCGCCTCGTGCGAGCGGCGGTGCTTGCCGAAGCCCTGCCGCGGATCCTTGCCGGTCGCCGCGAGCCGCTGCCCCGCCGCGCCCACGAGCTCCTCCGCCCGCGCGAGCTCGTCCAGCCACTCCTGGTACTCCTGCTCCCAGCGGCGCCGGGCGCTCGCCTTCGCGGCCCGGTAGCCGCTCCAGCCGTCGCCGTACCGCGTCACCGTCCGCAGGTCGCGGTCGACCTCCAGGATCACCGTCGCGATGCGCTCCAGGAACTCCCGGTCGTGCGTCACCGCCACCACCGTGCCCCGGTGCGCCCGCAGGCGGTCCTCCAGCCAGGCCGTGGCCTGCCGGTCCAGGTGGTTCGTCGGCTCGTCCAGCAGGAGCAGCTCCGGAGCGGCGGCCAGCACGCAGGCGAGCGCGAGCCGTGACTGCTCGCCGCCGGAGAGCGACCCGAGCCGCCGGTCGCGGGTGATCCGGGCGAGGCCGAGTCCGTGCAGTGCGCCATCGACACGGGCGTCCGCCTCGTAGCCGCCGCGGTCCTCGTACGCGGCCAGCAGCTCCCCGTACGCGGCGAGCTCCTCCTCGGTGGATGCCTCGCCGAGGCCGGCTTCGGCCTGCCGGATGGCCTCCTCCAGCGTGCGTACGTCGGCGAGGGCGGCATCGACCGCGTCCTGCACGGTCGCGTCCGGTGCGAGTTCCAGCACCTGGGCGAGATGGCCGACGCCGCCGGGGAACCGTACGGTGATCTCCCCCTCGTCGGCCGGCTCGGCCCCGGCGATCAGCCGCAGCAGGGTGGACTTCCCGGAGCCGTTCTCGCCGATGACGGCGGCCTTCTCGCCGGGGCGGACGGTGAGAGAGACGTGTTCGAGGACGGAGCGGTCTCCGTAGGACTTGGATACGTCCTTCATGGCCAGTTGGGCAGACGAGGCCGAGGAGGGGGACGAGGAGGGTGACGGGGACGACGAGGGGGACGGGGTGCGGGCGCGGTCGCGCATGGCTCTTTCCCTGAAATGACGAGCCCGTGGGAGGGCAGGGTTCTGTCGGACCGGGGGAGGCGACGCCGGGGACCACCCGCGGCAACCGGGACGAAGTCGACCGGTCGGCAGGTCAGAGGGTCACGCCGGGTCGGTGGCCGGAATCAGAGAAAGAAGGAGAACGAACCCATGCGGGCCAGTGTAAAGGGCGCACTGCGGAGGGCGGGAACGGTTTTGCGCCGGGCCGTCGTTGACGCGGCTGTCCTCGGCCGCCGCCGTCCGTGGACGTCATCAGGGGACGTCATCAGTGGACGTCGTCCTCTTCCGCCTCGAAGTCCCCCTCCGGGTCGAACTCGGTGATCATCAGCTCGAGGGCCGCCTGGTCCGGCGCGACCCACGGGGCGGTGCCCGCGACCGCGCCGAGTGTGTCGATCATGTGCGTGGTGACGCCCGGCGCCGGCGGCAGATGGGCGGAGAGGATCAGCCCGGGGTTCCGGTCCCGTATCGGCTGGAACGTGCCGAGGAACCTGCCGGGGTCGGTGTTCACCACCCACGGGCTGCCCACGGTGGCCCACAGCAGTTGCGCCGCCTCCACGTCCTCCGCGTCCACCTCGCTCACGTCCTCGGCCTCGGCGAGGTCCACGGTGGGCATGGGGCCGCCGAAGCAGTCGGAGCTGAAGCAGGCCCCCGACCGGTCGTCGAAGAAGGCGACGGTCGTGGGGTTGTCGTACAGCGGCGGCCGGAAGCCGGTGAGCGTACGGTCACCGACGTCCAGGGACTGCCCCGGGTTCAGCAGATGCAGCCGGTCGACGGGCAGGGGCCGCTCGCACGACAGGTACCCGGCGGTCCCGAAGGTGCAGACGACCCGCGCCCGGGGTGCTGCGGCGAGCAGAGCGTAGATCCCCCCGGTGTGGTCCCGCTCCGGGTTCGTCAGCCAGATCCAGCGCACGTCGGCGGGGTCCAGCACGGACCCGAGCGTGGTCACGAAGTCGCGGCCGGGCAGTCCCAGCCCGGTGTCGACGACGACGGGCTCCGCGGCGAGCAGCACGAACGCGTTGACCGAGAGATACCCGAGTCCGGGCACCGGCAGGCTGTCGCTCAGGACGCCGATGTCGGGGCGGATTCTGTGTACGCGCATGTGTCCATGGTCTGCCCGGCCCCAGGCCCTCGCACCGCGAACCAGAGTGCCAGGGCGCGGGGACGGGAGGGTCTCAGCCGACGCGGGCGCAGAGGTCGTCGGTGGTGGCGTGCGCCGTGGTCAGGGTCTTGTGCCCGGAGGCGCTGATCTCCATCGTGTACACCCCGTCGACGACGTACAGCCCGCGCGGCAGCGTGCCCTTGTCCTCGCCGAAGCCGACGAGCACGGGCCCGAGCACCGACCAGAACTGCGAACCGTCGGCGCGGTACTCGATGACTGCCGTCCCGCTCGCGTCCGCGTCGTAGGCGCTCCCGGTGTCCTCGTTCGTGACCACCCGTACGACAACACCTAAGCCGGCTGGGGCGGTGACATCCCCCTGCCCGGCTTGGACTGGCTGCGCCGCTACTCCACCCTCGCGGTGTGGACCGGCCATCTGGACCTCGCGGACGAGCACGACGTGGCCCGGCTGCTCGACCAGGCCGCGCACCGCCCCGCCGAGGCCGCCGCCGTACTCGACGAGGCCCGTGCGTTCCGCACCCGGCTGTACGCCTGCCTGACCGATCCGGACGACGCCCGCGCCTTCCGCGCGGTGGCGGACGCCGCGCAGGAGGCGGCCGGCCTGACGGTGCTGACCCGCGGCGACGACGGTCTCGCCCGCTGGCGCCTGCCGCCCGCCGCGGGCCTGCGGCTGCCCCTCCACGCGACGGCCCGCAGCGCCGCCGAACTCCTCGCTGACCCGCGGCGCTTCACGATCCGCCGCTGCCCGGCCGCGGACTGCGGCTGGCTCTTCCTCGACGAGGCCGGCCGGCGGCGGTGGTGCAGCCTGGCGACGTGCGGGCGTCAGGGGGTCTCGTCGCCCCACTCGGCCACGGGATAGTCCACGTAGCCGGCGGCCCCGCCGACGTAGTACGTGCGGGGGTCGCCGGCCGACGGCTCGCGGTCCAGGGCGAAGCGGGCGACGAGGTCGGGGTTGGCGATGAAGTGCGTGGCGTACGAGACGGCGTCGGCGATCCCCGCCTCGATGACGGCGTTCCCGGACGCGCGGTCGAAGCCGTGGTTGACGATCAGCGGGCCGTCGAAGCGGCGCCGGTAGCGTGCGAACGCGGCCGGGTCGGGGGCGGCGCCCGGAGCGGCCGGGCCGGGGCCGCGCAGGTGCAGGTAGGCCACGGACCGGTCGTTGAGCTCCGTCACGACGTCGTCGTAGTCGGCGAGTGTCGCTTCGTCGGCGGTGAAGCGGTCGCCCGACGTCCAGTACGGCGACAGTCGCACGCCGACGCACCGCCCGGCCCAGGGCGCCGCGACCGCGTCGACGATCTCCAGCAGCAGGCGCCGGCGGCCGGCGGGGCCGTTGCCGTAGGCGTCGGTGCGCAGGTTCAGCCGTGGGTTGAGGAACTGCGGGATCAGGAACGGCCCGAGGGCGTGCACCTCCACCCCGTCGAACCCGGCGCGCCGGGCGTTCTCCGCGGCGGCACCGTAGTCCGAGACCGTGCGCTCGATCTCCGTGAGGGTCATCGCCCGCGGGGTCACGGTCTCCTTGCGCCCGCCCCGCGTGTACGTCGTCTCGTGCGGGTCGACCGCCGAAGGACCCGCCGGCATTCCGCCCCCGAGGTGATCGGGGTGCGAGACGGCGCCGGTGTGCCAGAGCTGGAGCACGATACGGCCGCCGAGGGCGTGGACCACGTCGGTGACCCGGCGCCATCCGGCGGTCTGCTCCTCGCTGTAGATGCCGGGGACGTCGACGAAGCCGATCGCCTGCTCGCCGATCCAGGTCCCCTCGGTGACGATCAGCCCGGCGGTGGCCCGCTGACCGTAGTAGACGGCGTGCAGCCGCGTCGGCACGAGCCCGGGGTCGGCGGCGCGGGCGCGGGTGGCCGGGGCCATCACGATCCGGTTGGGCAGCCGGAGACCGCCCAGGTCGACGGGGCGCAGGAGCGGCTGGTCGAGAGCGGTGGGCTGGATCGTGGTCATGGTGCGTCTCTCCTCGTTGTCACCTTGGAGGGGTGGGATCCGTCATGGAGGTGACGGGATGTGGCGAGGAAAGGTGACCGATGGACGAGGCGACGGGGCCGGCGGGGCCGAGCGGGCCGGCGGAGCCGACGGGGCCGACGGGGCCGACGGGGCCGAGCGAGCAGGGCGGACGGGACCGGCCGCCGGCCGGGCAGGACGGGCTGGCGCGGCGCTTCGAAGGGCACCGTACCCACCTGCGGGCGGTCGCGTACCGCATGCTCGGCTCACTCAGCGACGCGGACGACGCCGTCCAGGAGACCTGGCTGCGACTCAGCCGCACCGACGCCGACGCTGTCGAGAACCTGGCCGGCTGGCTGCGGACGGTCCTCTCACGCGTCTGCCTCGACATGCTGCGTTCCGGTACGAGGCGACGGGAGGAGCCGGTGGGCGAGCGCCTGCCCGAACCGGCCGCGCCCGCCACCGCCGACGCCGCCGGCAGCCCTGAGAACGAGGCGCTCCTCGCGGAGTCCGTCGGCAGGGCGCTGCTCGTCGTGCTCGACACGCTGGGTCCGGCCGAACGCGTCGCGTTCGTGCTGCACGACCTCTTCGCGGTGCCGTTCGACGAGATCGCCCCCATCGTGGAACGCACCCCGGTCGCCGCGAAGAAGCTCGCCAGCCGCGCCCGCCACAAGATCCGGGGCACCCCCGCCCTCCCCGCCGCCGAACTCGCCCGCCACCGCCACGTCGTCGACGCCTTCCTCGCCGCCTCCCGCACCGGCGACCTCGCCGCCCTCCTTACGCTCCTCGCCCCCGACGTCGTCCGCCGCGCCGACCCCGCGGTCCTCCCCCGGGCACCCCGCCCCTCCTCCGCGGCGCCCGCGCCGTGGCCGAGGAAACCGCCGTCCTCGGCCGCCGCGCCCGCTTCGCCGAACCGGCCCTCGTCAACGGCACCATCGGCGCGATCATCGCCCCCGCGGCCGCCTCCGCGTCGCCCTCACCATCACGGTCGAGGACGCCCTCATCACGTCGTACGAGGTGATCGCGGACCCGGAGCGGCTGAGAGGGCTGGAGCTGGCGGTGCTCGGGTGACGTTGCGGTCGCGGTCGCGGGCTGGAGCGGACCAGGCTGAGCCGCTCCGGCGCGCCGTGGTCCCCGGCCGGACCAAGTCGGCGGTGATCTCGATATCGGCGTGGGTCCTGCGGAGCAACGCCAGTCGGGCGGCGGCCTGGTCGTGCATGTTGATGCGACGCCGGACGTACGGCACTGCCGACCCGTCCTCGTCGACCTCGAACGCGGAGACGTGCGGATGGGATTGGGGCCAAGCCCTGACTACGTGGGCTACGGGAAGACGCCGGCCAGGAGGGCCTTGGCCTCGACCTCCCGCGCGAGCCCTACCCGGAATTCCTGTTCAGCCAGCACCAGCATGCCGTTCACCCCGCGAACGGTTCCCGCTGACCCATCGGCCGAGATCAGCCCGGCCGATCGCATCGCGAGCAGCAGCCGGTCCGGTGCAGATCCGTATCGGATCCACGGCATGCCCGGGTCGAAGGAGCAGACTTCCTCGCCATTCACGGCATAGGAGAACCACGGTATGGCGGCCGTGCTGACCAAGGCCACCATCTCGGTGCCGACTGAGACCGAGCCGATGACCCCCTCATCGAGTACATGCGCGGCCCAGCTCTGGATGGCGAAGGCCCAGCCGTCGCACTCGCCCGCGCGCAGGACCTCGCCGGCGTCGTCCTCCAGCTCATGCTCTTCGGCGTCCTCGCGCGTCATCGGTGATGCGGCTGCTTCACAGCCCAGGCGAGCGAGCGGCTCTGCGGGCTGCACATCACGGGCAAAGACGACCGAGAATCCTTGGGGTAGCACTCCGCCAGCCACTGCACACCGTCCGACGACACCGTCATGCCTTTCTGCCACAGTGGCAGTCAGGCTAGTCCGTGAGAACAGGGCCGGTTGGACGGGTACGGAATCGCTCGGAGCCCTCGCGCGTTGCAGCAGGTGGGTAGGGAATGCCGGTGGTGCGTGAACCGAGCAGCCCGAGTGACCGAGCTGAGCTGACACATATTGGAGGGCTGCAATGGCGGCGCAGATGCAGAGGGCCGTGCTGGCGGGCGGATGCTTCTGGGGGATGCAGGACCTGATCCGCCGGCATCCGGGCGTGACGGCGACGCGGGTCGGATACACCGGGGGAGACGTGCCGAACGCGACGTACCGTAACCACGGCACGCACGCGGAGGCCATCGAGATTCTTTTCGATCCCGAGCAGACCGACTTCCGCGCGATCCTGGAGCTCTTCTTCCAGATTCACGACCCGAGCACCAGGAACCGCCAGGGCAACGACATCGGCCTCAGCTACCGCTCGGCGATCTACTACGTGGATGACGAGCAGAAGCGGATCGCCGAGGACACGATCGCGGATGTGGACGCCTCCGGGCTGTGGCCGGGCAAGGTCGTCACCGAGGTCGAGCCGGTCGGCCCCTTCTGGGAGGCCGAGCCCGAGCACCAGGACTACCTGGAGCGGTACCCGGAGGGCTACACCTGCCACTTCCCGCGCCCGGGATGGCGGCTGCCCGCCCGAGCGGAGGGCTGATCGTGCGAGGCCGCCCGGCGGCGGGCGCAGGCTCACTGGGCGTCAGCGCGGTTGCTGGAGGAAGGCGGTAAGAGGCGCTGTGAGTTCGGCAGGCGCGTCTTCCTGGACGAGGTGCCCCGCACCGGCGATCCGCTCAAGTCGTGCGCCCGGGATGCGGTCGGCGAGCTCGCGTCCTTTCGCCACGGGAATCCAGGTGTCGTCCTGGCCCCAGCAGACCAGTGTGGGGATGCCGATCTCGCCGTACCGGTCCTGCACCTCGTCGGTGTAGAGCTGGTCGACCTGGGCGATCTGCCGGTAGAAGGCCGCCTGGCCGAGGTCGCCGAGCCAGGGCCGGACGAGCCGTCGAGGACTGCCGGGTGCAGGCCGGGACTGCTGGCCGAACTTACGTACCCGCGCACCAGGGCATGGTGCAGGGCGGGCGGCAGCTGCTCGAAGACCTCGGACTGCTCGCCGACAAGCCGGAAGAACGGCGACCCCCACGGCGCCAGCGCGACCGGGTCGACCAGAGCGAGCGCGCGATAGCGGGCGCCGTGCAGCAGATGCGCCCGCAAGGAAACGGCACCGCGAAATCGTGGGCGACCACCCAGGGGTTCCTCCAAGCTCCAGTGCCGGAACTGATCCAGCGCCGCCGTCGGCCGGTCCTGGAGGACCAGGAGGAACGCCAGCAGGTGGCGGACGTCGGCCAGGTAGGGGTGGTGCGGCGGGGCGGCCGCCGCGTCCGCGATCGTGGCGTCGACCGCCGCCACGAGCTCCGGGGTGCGGTAGGCGTCGACGGGGGTCGGGCGGGGGCGGTGCTCCCACCAGGCCCACAGGCGCAGCGCGCTCAGGAGCGTGCCCGCGGGGGGCGGCGGAGGCGGACTTCTCGGCGAAGTCGGAGGCCAGCTCGGCCGAGCCGTGCCACTTGGCGCACCAGTACTGGAGGGCGCTGCGGTGCGCCTCGTAGTGGTACGGGTCCCTGGCGGTCAGCTCCGTCCACAGCCTGTGCATGTCCTCGTGCGGGCGGCGCAGGCCGACTCCGTGCCAGATGTCGTGGACGTACGGTGACGGGTCCGCCGGGTTGAGCGCCTTGGCGCGATCGATCACCTCGCCCGGAGCGCAGCAGCACGTTGTGGGAACGCTCGCGCGCGTGTGGGGGGACGGTGAGTGTCGCGCGACGAAGTCGCAGGTGGCAAGGCGGTTCGCACGGTGCGGGGCCGCTGGTGGCGCAGACGCGTGCAAGGGTGCGCAGTCGGCCCGGGTGCCGCGCCGGGCAGTGGTTCCGCTCGTTTACGGTCCCTATACTCTGGCGACATTTGCTCGACCAGTAGCTCGACCGAGAGCTCGGTCAGCGGCTCGACCGACAGCTCGACCGACAGAGGGCGAACCCGACTTCATGACCCAGCCGACGGCCACCGCACCGCCCTCCCGGCCTGCTCGTCTCGACTCCCTCACCGGACTGCGCTGGTGGGCGGCGTTCGCCGTCTTCGCGCACCACATGACGAACCTGGCGCCGCTGCCGATCCACGACGTGGTCGGGTTCGGCAAGTACGGCGTGACGCTCTTCTTCGTCCTGTCGGGCTTCGTCCTGACCTGGTCGGCGCGGCCCGGCGTCACGGCACCCACCTTCTACTGGCGGCGCTTCGCCCGTATCTATCCGGCGCACTTCGTGGCGCTGCTGCTGGCGCTTCCCGTGTTCTACAGCTTCAGCCCCGACCCCGCCCAGGGGTGGGTCAAGCCGGTCAGCGTCGGCATCCTGCTGCTCTCCGTTCCCCTGATCCAGGGCTGGTGGCGCGACCCGGTCCTGCTGTACTCGGGAAACCCGGCGGCATGGACGCTCACCTGCGAGTTCTTCTTCTACGCCCTCTTCCCGGCGCTGCACCGCGTCTTCCGGCGGCTGCGGGTCCGCGGGGCGCTGGTGGCCACGGTGCTCGGCTTCGCCGCGGCCTTCGGGTACCGCATCCTCGTGTGGTCCCACCCGGATTCCTGGGCGGCGACGCTACCGCTCCCGGTGGTGCGGCTGAGCGAGTTCGTCATCGGCATCGCCATCGCCCGCGCCATGCTCTCGGGATGGCGGGTCCGCCTCGCGCCGATCTGGGTCGTCCTGGGCTCCGCGGCCCTCGTCGGCTGGCTGACCACGACCGCCGACCGGCCTGCCGGCAGCACCTTGGCCGCCTTCGTGCGGGTCACCCAGGAAGAGTGGATCATCTTCGCCTGCGCGGCGATGATCGCGACCGTCGCCTGGCGTGACCTCACCGGCCGCCGGTCGCTGCTGCGCCGGCGTCCGCTGGTGCTGCTCGGCGAGTGGTCGTACGCCTTCTACCTCGTCCACGCGACCTTCGTCTACACCGCCCGCGACCTGTTCGGGAAGGAGACGGTGGCCTGGTCGAACCTCCAGTGGTACGCGGCTCTGCTCGCCGTCTCGCTCGCCGGGGCCGCCGCCCTGCACTACGCGGTGGAGCGTCCGCTGGAGCGCCGGCTGCGGGTCTGGTGGGACCGCCGCCGGATGGACGGGGCGGCGATTCCGGCGGCGCGCACCGCGGAATCGCGCCAGAGCGCCGGCGTCTGAGCGAAGACGCCCGCTGAGCGAAGGCGCCCACCGAGCGAAGGCCCCCCGCCGGCCCCGCCGGGCCCGCCGGCCCCACGCCGGCCCCACGCCGGCCCCACGCCGGCCCTCACCGGCCCCGCCGGCCGGACGCCCCCGTCGAGCCGTCAGTGCAGCAGCGTCGCCGGGCTGCCCCCGTTCGCCTCGTACCCCGCCACCGCCAGCGCCCGGTACACCGTGTACTCCGCCGCCGGATCGCCGCCGTGGGTCCACGGCAGCGCCCCGACGTGGCCGTCCACGCGCACCAGTTGGTGCATCGCCTCGGCCCAGCGCTGCATGCGGACGAGGAAGAGGACCAGCAGATGCCGTACGTGCGGGAGCACCGGGTCCTCGGAGCGGGCCGAGTACGTCGCGTGCAGCGC from Streptomyces formicae includes these protein-coding regions:
- a CDS encoding DUF6461 domain-containing protein, which codes for MYPTRVAVTPGCRRIRSCIPQKHPPASTALCICAAIAALQYVSAQLGHSGCSVHAPPAFPTHLLQRARAPSDSVPVQPALFSRTSLTATVAERHDGVVGRCAVAGGVLPQGFSVVFARDVQPAEPLARLGCEAAASPMTREDAEEHELEDDAGEVLRAGECDGWAFAIQSWAAHVLDEGVIGSVSVGTEMVALVSTAAIPWFSYAVNGEEVCSFDPGMPWIRYGSAPDRLLLAMRSAGLISADGSAGTVRGVNGMLVLAEQEFRVGLAREVEAKALLAGVFP
- the msrA gene encoding peptide-methionine (S)-S-oxide reductase MsrA — protein: MAAQMQRAVLAGGCFWGMQDLIRRHPGVTATRVGYTGGDVPNATYRNHGTHAEAIEILFDPEQTDFRAILELFFQIHDPSTRNRQGNDIGLSYRSAIYYVDDEQKRIAEDTIADVDASGLWPGKVVTEVEPVGPFWEAEPEHQDYLERYPEGYTCHFPRPGWRLPARAEG
- a CDS encoding CGNR zinc finger domain-containing protein, coding for MDWLRRYSTLAVWTGHLDLADEHDVARLLDQAAHRPAEAAAVLDEARAFRTRLYACLTDPDDARAFRAVADAAQEAAGLTVLTRGDDGLARWRLPPAAGLRLPLHATARSAAELLADPRRFTIRRCPAADCGWLFLDEAGRRRWCSLATCGRQGVSSPHSATG
- a CDS encoding helix-turn-helix transcriptional regulator, which gives rise to MDRRAELSEFLRSRRARLKPEDVGLPVFGRHRRVPGLRREELAQLAGVSVAYYTRLEQGNGQNVSTEVLDAIARALRLSDTERDHLTHLAKPTQKKKRAAARAAQRVRPQLQHLIDAMTGVPAFLVGRRLDILGWNTMARALLGDFAAMPPEERNMAWMVFLDPGARELYVDWECKAVEVVSVLRLCAGYDPDDQQLSALVGELSVKSDTFRRLWAAHTVQDKGHGIKRLHHPLVGELTLAYETLRLPGDQDLSLVTYHAEPGSASAESLGLLAQWGVDQVAEPTQPSPAR
- a CDS encoding MBL fold metallo-hydrolase, with product MRVHRIRPDIGVLSDSLPVPGLGYLSVNAFVLLAAEPVVVDTGLGLPGRDFVTTLGSVLDPADVRWIWLTNPERDHTGGIYALLAAAPRARVVCTFGTAGYLSCERPLPVDRLHLLNPGQSLDVGDRTLTGFRPPLYDNPTTVAFFDDRSGACFSSDCFGGPMPTVDLAEAEDVSEVDAEDVEAAQLLWATVGSPWVVNTDPGRFLGTFQPIRDRNPGLILSAHLPPAPGVTTHMIDTLGAVAGTAPWVAPDQAALELMITEFDPEGDFEAEEDDVH
- a CDS encoding NAD(P)-dependent alcohol dehydrogenase, with amino-acid sequence MSTIATTGTTGSTVPAYAAPAANAPLERTTIQRRAVREHDVLIEIKYAGICHSDIHQARNGWGEGIFPMVPGHEIAGVVTEVGPGVTRFAVGDRVGVGCMVDSCRECDNCKAGLQQYCTGGGAVMTYNGVGKDGEPTYGGYSTHIVVDEEFTLRIPDGLSLDVAAPLLCAGITTYSPLRHWNAGPGKKVAVVGLGGLGHMAVRFAAAMGAEVTVLSQSLKKMDDGLRLGAQHYYATSDDGTFEALAGTFDLIVSTVSAPLPLDKFLALLKADGAMANVGAPEEPVSLNLFSLLAGRKSLAGSAIGGIPETQEMLDFCAEHDLGAEIEVIPADQVNEAYERVLASDVRYRFVIDAATI
- a CDS encoding alkene reductase; translation: MTTIQPTALDQPLLRPVDLGGLRLPNRIVMAPATRARAADPGLVPTRLHAVYYGQRATAGLIVTEGTWIGEQAIGFVDVPGIYSEEQTAGWRRVTDVVHALGGRIVLQLWHTGAVSHPDHLGGGMPAGPSAVDPHETTYTRGGRKETVTPRAMTLTEIERTVSDYGAAAENARRAGFDGVEVHALGPFLIPQFLNPRLNLRTDAYGNGPAGRRRLLLEIVDAVAAPWAGRCVGVRLSPYWTSGDRFTADEATLADYDDVVTELNDRSVAYLHLRGPGPAAPGAAPDPAAFARYRRRFDGPLIVNHGFDRASGNAVIEAGIADAVSYATHFIANPDLVARFALDREPSAGDPRTYYVGGAAGYVDYPVAEWGDETP
- the abc-f gene encoding ribosomal protection-like ABC-F family protein produces the protein MKDVSKSYGDRSVLEHVSLTVRPGEKAAVIGENGSGKSTLLRLIAGAEPADEGEITVRFPGGVGHLAQVLELAPDATVQDAVDAALADVRTLEEAIRQAEAGLGEASTEEELAAYGELLAAYEDRGGYEADARVDGALHGLGLARITRDRRLGSLSGGEQSRLALACVLAAAPELLLLDEPTNHLDRQATAWLEDRLRAHRGTVVAVTHDREFLERIATVILEVDRDLRTVTRYGDGWSGYRAAKASARRRWEQEYQEWLDELARAEELVGAAGQRLAATGKDPRQGFGKHRRSHEAKLSGQVRAARQRLVRLREAPVAAPPEPLRFAAGLRTAARGDGVLAELEGVAVGERLRLDGRLTVKAGERLLVTGPNGAGKSTLLRVLAGELEPDEGTVVRRARIGYLPQELPPVPSRRPLLSAYAAGRPGHADEYADELLALGLFREEDLAVPVAALSAGQQRRLELARLVTRPADLLVLDEPTNHVALSLVEELEQALAAYAGAAVVVSHDRRFRASFAAPRLELRAGRIR